A genome region from Bufo gargarizans isolate SCDJY-AF-19 chromosome 2, ASM1485885v1, whole genome shotgun sequence includes the following:
- the MED21 gene encoding mediator of RNA polymerase II transcription subunit 21 isoform X2, protein MADRLTQLQDALNSLADQFCNAIGVLQQCAPPASFNNIQTAINKEQPSNPTEEYAQLFAALIARTAKDIDVLIDSLPSEESTAALQAASLYQLEEENHAAAARLEEVVYRGDMLLEKIQTALADIAQSQLKTRSIIHMQPLSES, encoded by the exons ATGGCGGATCGCTTGACGCAGCTGCAGGATGCGCTGAATTCG CTTGCGGATCAGTTCTGTAATGCGATTGGTGTCCTCCAGCAGTGTGCTCCCCCCGCGTCCTTTAATAACATTCAGACAGCGATAAACAAGGAGCAGCCCTCCAACCCCACAGAAG AATACGCTCAGCTGTTTGCCGCCCTCATTGCTCGCACAGCAAAAGATATTGATGTTCTCATCGACTCTCTGCCAAGTGAGGAATCTACAGCTGCGTTACAG gccGCTAGCCTGTACCAGTTAGAGGAAGAGAACCACGCAGCAGCAGCTCGTCTAGAGGAGGTGGTATACAGAGGGGACATGCTGCTTGAGAAGATTCAGACTGCACTAGCGGACATCGCCCAGTCTCAGCTGAAGACCAGAAGCATCATCCACATGCAGCCACTTTCAGAGAGCTAG
- the MED21 gene encoding mediator of RNA polymerase II transcription subunit 21 isoform X1, whose product MADRLTQLQDALNSGLQQEFDVPKNWFYQYLQLRHAYEVTVRKGCRIATMDVVQKLILPKGGKRGLISQLADQFCNAIGVLQQCAPPASFNNIQTAINKEQPSNPTEEYAQLFAALIARTAKDIDVLIDSLPSEESTAALQAASLYQLEEENHAAAARLEEVVYRGDMLLEKIQTALADIAQSQLKTRSIIHMQPLSES is encoded by the exons ATGGCGGATCGCTTGACGCAGCTGCAGGATGCGCTGAATTCG GGTCTGCAACAAGAGTTTGATGTCCCCAAGAATTGGTTCTATCAGTATCTGCAATTGCGGCATGCATATGAGGTCACGGTGAGAAAAGGGTGTCGTATAGCTACAATGGATGTGGTGCAGAAACTTATCCTTCCGAAGGGCGGGAAGAGAGGACTGATTTCTCAG CTTGCGGATCAGTTCTGTAATGCGATTGGTGTCCTCCAGCAGTGTGCTCCCCCCGCGTCCTTTAATAACATTCAGACAGCGATAAACAAGGAGCAGCCCTCCAACCCCACAGAAG AATACGCTCAGCTGTTTGCCGCCCTCATTGCTCGCACAGCAAAAGATATTGATGTTCTCATCGACTCTCTGCCAAGTGAGGAATCTACAGCTGCGTTACAG gccGCTAGCCTGTACCAGTTAGAGGAAGAGAACCACGCAGCAGCAGCTCGTCTAGAGGAGGTGGTATACAGAGGGGACATGCTGCTTGAGAAGATTCAGACTGCACTAGCGGACATCGCCCAGTCTCAGCTGAAGACCAGAAGCATCATCCACATGCAGCCACTTTCAGAGAGCTAG